The genomic segment GGAATCATTTTTAATTTCGAAGGAGAAACCGGTAACTATTCCGGATTGTTAGATATACCGGCGCAGGGTGCAAATGGTCTGCCGCTCATCTACGTGGTTGTGCAGGCCGATTCAGTCACTACGGCTTTTAATACAGGAACGGGTTTGGGAGAGTTTGAGGGGCGTTTTGTAAGCCCAAACAGCATAGAAGGCACCTATACTCAATCCGGTTCTGATTTCCCATTCCGGGTAGTTCGACAAGATTCATCCGCCATAGATGTTGTTGATACCGGGGCAGGTGAGGAGTTGATCATCACTCATGAAGATGTTGAAATAGCGGGAACATTGGTACTACCTGAAAATGTAAATCAACCAGAGCTTGTAATTTTACTTTCAGGAAGCGGAGCTCAAAACCGGGATTCTGAAATTGTAGGATTCAGGCCATTTGCCGATCTTGCTGAATATTTCAAATCCCAGGGTATAGCAAGTTTTCGGTTTGATGACCGGGAGGTTGGACTATCAACGGGGAATTTTTCAAATGCCAGTCTTTCTGCACTTGCCACCGATGTGAATGCTATTATTCGGTTTATGCAGGATTCTGTAAACACTCAATTTGAAGAGGTTACTCTTTTGGGGCACAGCCAGGGGGGAGTTGTTGCAGGAGAGGTGGCCCGGTCAAACCCCGCTGTTGACCAGTTGATACTGATGGCTTCACCTGCGGTACCTTTGATGAGAATTTTGCGATACCAGGTTCGTCAAGCTTACGAGCAAATTGGTTTACCTGATGACGCTATTCAAAATGAAATTGATGCACGTGAAGATTTGATGAGGGCAGTATCGAGTAGCGATGGAGTAGATACTGCAAGAGAACTTTATAAAAATGCATATAGCGATGTTTTAAACTCACTCACGGATGAGCAGTTGCAGGCTGTTCCTGAAGACAGGGAAGGGTTTGTTGAAAAGCAGGCAAATCAACTGGTATCAATTTACGGCACATCTCAAATGAAATCACTGCTTTTTCATGATCCCACGGAAAATCTTTCCAAATTATCGATTCCTGTACTTGTACTTTTTGGCGGAAAAGATACCCAGGTTTCGGATGAATTAAATGAACCACCGGCCCGGCAAGCATTGAATGAGGCGGGAGTGGAGTTTAAGATTGAGATCATTGATAATGCAAATCATCTGTTCCAGGAAGCAGAGACAGGGGAAGTGAGCGAATATTCAAAACTTGATAAAGAGTTTATCGAAGGTTTTTTGCCGATCCTTTCGAACTGGCTGAAGTCGAATTAAATAGATAGCATTAGCGAAAGGTTCACTCAATCAGCTATTAAATAACAGGGTTTGATAACCCTAAATCATCGGATGAGTGAACAAGCCTGATACTTGCATAGCAGGATTAAAAATACTCATCCGATGAGTCCTTGATTTTCTTTAATCTTCAGGCGTCCACTCTTTCATTTTATCCCGAATCACATCTGCAACTTTAGTGGCTGGAATGCGGTCTTGGGTCATATCGTCCCGATAACGGATTGTTACCGTATCTTCACCTTCCGATTCCACGCCATCAAAATCAACCGTTACGCAGAAAGGAGTTCCGGCTTCATCCTGCCGCCGATACCGTTTACCGATGGAGCCAGATTCATCATATCGAACGGTAAATTCGCCCCGCAGATCTTTCTCAATTTTATGTGCCAGATCCTGGAGCTTGTCTTTTTTGATAAGCGGAAAGATTCCCACTTTAGTTGGCGCCAGTTTTGGATTCATTTTTAGAACAGTTCGGGTATCTCCGTCCACCTCTTCTTCGCGATAGGCGTCGCATAAAATCATCAGCGTGGTTCGGTCCAGTCCAACAGAGGTTTCAATCACATAGGGAATGTAGCGTTCCTGTTTTTGCTGATCGTAATATTCCATCTTCTTACCGGAGTATTCCTGGTGGCGGGAAAGGTCAAAATCCGTCCGGTTGTGGATGCCTTCCACTTCCTGCCAGCCGATTGGATATTTGTATTGGATATCAGCTGCAGCTCGTGCATAGTGAGCCAATTTATCCGGTGGATGGGGGGAGGTTCGCAAATTGCTTGCACGCACACCCATTTTTTTATGCCAGTTCAATCGGTTTTCTAACCATTTTTCATATTCTCCTTCATCGGTTCCCGGTTCAACAAAGTATTGCATCTCCATCTGTTCGAACTCTCTCATTCGGAACACAAACTGCCTGGCCACAACCTCATTTCTGAATGCCTTCCCAATTTGGGCGATTCCGAAGGGAACCTGAACACGAGCGGTGTCCATCACATTTTTATAATTCACAAAAATTCCCTGGGCGGTTTCGGGCCGAAGATAAATCGCGTCATCATCTCCACTTGAGGTTGCACCATAATGAGTTTTAAACATCAGGTTGAACTGACGGACCTCGGTCCAATCGAATGCTCCTGAATCGGGAGCTCGAATCTCTTCCTCCATGATGATTTCATACAGATCTTCGCACAACCCTTTTCGCGTGCCTGTTGTATCGAGCAATTGCTGGATCTCATCGGCTTTATCATCTTTTCCTTTATCTCTCAATTTCTGAATATGCTGCTCAATCAGCATATCTGCACGATATCGTTTGTTTGACTGTTTGTCGTCAATCATGGGGTCATTGAACCCCTCCACATGGCCGCTGGCTTCCCAGGTCTTCGGGTGCATAAAAATTGCGGCATCCAAACCAACAATATTGTCGTGAACCTGCGTCATAGATTTCCACCACTCCTGCTGGATATTTCGTTTTAGCTCTGCACCAAGTGGACCATAATCATAGACCGCTCCAAGTCCTCCATAAATATCGGATGACTGGAAAATAAATCCCCGTGCTTTAGAGAGAGATACGATTTTATCAAGGTTATCTAAATGGGTTATTGACATATTCTTTGAGAATAAATGTTCGTTAAAATTGTTGGAAAAATGTAGTCATCGGATGAGTGTAAATGCTAACATTTTTTGATTAGGCCAATAATGCTCATCCGGTAACTCTATAAATCTGCTGTGAAAGGGCAAAAGATAGCAAATTTCTTTCCTTTGATGAATCGTTTGTCCGAATCATTTACTATTTTTACTCTCTTTCGCAATTTAACAAGAACATAAGGGTTTAATCAGCTCTTGGATAAAATAATTATTACAGATTAACATGTATAAAGCAGGTATTCTTGGCGCAACAGGAGCAGTAGGCCAGAAATTTATTCGGCTCTTAGAAAATCACGATTGGTTTAAAATTCAGGCACTTGGTGCTTCCGAACGTTCTTCAGGCAAACCATATAAAGTGGCGGCGAATTGGATTGAGAGTACGCCCATGCCAAATAAGGTGGCTGATTTGGAAGTTCGTAACTGTGTTTCTTCTGAATTTGATGATGTCGATTTTGTATTCTCAGGACTGGATTCCTCCGTAGCTACGGAAGTTGAGAAAGATTTTGCTGAAGCTGGAATTCCGGTTATCAGTAATGCAAAAAATTACAGAACGGATCCTACAGTTCCCCTCCTGATTCCGGAAGTAAATCCCGATCATATTGATATGATCAAAACCCAATCCTTTACTGATGATGAAAGCGGGTGGATTGTGACAAATCCGAATTGTGTGGCAATTCCATTAACCATGAGTCTTCGTCCGCTTTATGACAATTTTGGAATCAAAAGTGTAGTAGTTACGTCTATGCAGGCGATCTCCGGCGCAGGGTATCCCGGTGTTCCCAGCCTGGATATTTTAGGAAATGTGGTTCCATTTATTGGAGGAGAAGAATCAAAGATTGTACAAGAACCACTAAAGATGCTTGGAAAATTTGAGGAGGGTGCGATTCAGCATGCCAGTTTTGCAGTTCAGGCAACGGCCACAAGAGTACCTGTTCTGAATGGTCACCTGTTATCCGTAACTGTTGAACTGGAAAACGAAGCAGATGAAAAAGATGTAAAACAGGCATTGAAAGAGTGGAAAAGCCCGATTGCCAATTTCAGGCTGCCATCTGCTCCTGATTACCCGTTGCATGTGTTTGATGATGATCGGTATCCTCAACCGCGTCTCCACGCAGATAGTGAAAATGGAATGCAGACAGCGATTGGCCGGGTTCGGAAATCAAATGTTCTGAGTATCTCATACGTGGCGATGGCACATAATACCATTCGTGGTGCAGCCGGCGGAGCTATTCTGAATGCTGAACTACTTGTGAAGAAGAATTATATCTACTAAAAACAGGTGTCGAAATTTTGAAAATTCGGGCGTCTTGCGCTTGTTTCCATATTCCATGAGCATGGGTAAGACGCTTTCGCCATTTCGTTTTCTAAATTCGAAGAATATAGCGCGAGCGTCCTCGCTCGTACTTTCAACACTATGTCTATCTCATCTCTCAACTCTCAAGTCTGACACTAAATTCCCCGTCTTAAACCTCTAACTGTAAAACGCCAGTTCGGTATATCAGCATTGATCTCTCTTTCCTGCCAGTTGAGTTCAGTTTTACGGTCGTCCCGCAGGTCGTACATTGTCATTTTTCGGGGACTCCAAAGCACGTCGGTTATCTGTTCAAAATTTTCTGCTTCAAGCCGTTTAATCATCTCTCCGGTGTCACTGAAATAACGAACTGTCTCCAGTGCGTAGGTATCTTTTCGGATCACAAATTCTACAGATGAATATTGATTGGAGTTTGGTTTTGTAGCCCGAACGGTATGATGAGTTTCATCGGTTTCGAGCCATTCAAATTGATAATCATCAGGATCCTGGTCACCAAGATCTTCGTAAGTAAAATCACTGCCCATAAATTGATCGCCCTGTTCAGCCGCACTGATTACCTGGATTCGGCCGATTGAGGGGAGATAGAGTCGTTGTGTTTCGTTGCCGTCTTCGTTTACAGATAGAAACCCCGTTCCGCGCACAGTTGCCGGTTCAGAAAAAATAATCAGGTTATCGGTGTTCTCATCTCTGTTTCGGGTCCAGGATTGCATGACACGGGTTCGGGTTCGTCCACGTGAATCGGTGATAATCATCTCCAGAACCGAAAATTCCGATTCTATGGAACTGCGACGCTCTTCAACTTCATCAAAAACAGCCCTGGCTTCATCTTCGCTGGTAATTCTCTCCTGGGCTAAAAGTGATGGAACAGAGAGCAGTAATATTAAACAAGTAAAGTAGTATCGAGTCATAGTTTTGATTTTGGTAAGGTAACATCAGTTGAAGGAGTCGCGTTCGAGATCATCAAGAAAAAAAAGTAAATGATCTTTATCTGAAAAAACGGATGATTCGATTCACCTTTTGATCAATCCATTTCAGGAAGGTTACAGTTTCCTTTACTTCAGGATGCCGTAAAGGTGACGCCAGGATAAGTCGTGCAATGACCGCAGCCTGTTCATCCAGTGATTTGCGGAGGATCTTTCGTTCCAGGTTTGATTGAGCGGCTGTTAATGCAATAGCCATCGACCAGGCATGTTCTCTTGCTTTGGGAATGCTAAAAGCGGTAATCTCATCATCGATGGATCCCAATCCTCTGTCTAATCGATTTAAAATAGGAGCATATTTGTCAGCCACATTTTTTTTCAAACCATCGGTTGCTTTCTCAAGGATAATATTGATGTCGGTGTGATCTTTATACTTTTCCTCCCGGTTAGGATCGATAGATGTTTGATGTAATGCCAGTGCCAAATCATGGTTTATATGAGCGTTAATTCCCAGCATGAGGTGTTGAATAACATATCCCTCGTTACTCTTTGACAGGTTATATGCAATTTTCCAGGATTTAGGTACCAGATCTAAATGACCCCGCTCGTAGTTCAGCATCGCTTCACGATAGAGGTTGGCAAAACAGATTAGGTAATCACGGCTCCAGGAGTTGTCGTGAAACGAGTTTTCTTGAAGAGCTGCTCCTATCGACTGAGTGATATGGAGATAAGCAGTTGTAAACACACCTCTGAGATCATCATGGTTAAAAAGATATTCTTCGAGCCATTTAAAATGCTCAATTACCTCGGGTACAGATTGATATTTTTCCTCAAGGTTTGATATCAATTCTGTATGACTCATGAGAATCGATTATTTCTTCCAGTTGACCTTCTTCCAAAGAATCCAGATCCCGATCAAAACAAGCGGTACACTTAACAGCTGTCCCATATCCAGAAGAGATCCTTCAAGGAAATCTGCAAGTGTTTGCTTTGTGAATTCAAGGAAAAACCGGGCTCCAAACAAAACAATCAAAAAGGTTGCAAATAGTGATCCTTCCGGTGGTTTTTGATCATATTTTTTATAGAGAGCGATCAACAGAATCAATACAAAAAGACAGAGGATTGCTTCATAAAGCATGGCTGGATGACGCGGAAGCATATCAATTTTTGTAAACACAACAGCCCATGGAAGATCTGTAGGAACACCGATAATTTCTGAATTAAAGAAGTTGCCAATTCGAATAAACATACCGCCGATGGCCACTCCGGGAACCACACGATCGGCCACCCACAAAAAAGTAACTCCATGGGTTTTCTTGGCAAATAGGTACATCGCTATTATAATCCCGATAGCCGCTCCGTGCGATGCCAGTCCGCCGGTCCAGACTTGTGGAATCAGATGCACATTCCGCAGGTAAAAATCTGCTTCATAAAAGAAAACATGTCCAAGACGAGCACCTATAATTGTGGCCACAAGAACATACATCAATAGACGATCCAGTTCTTCAACTGACCTGCCTGCATCTTTGAACATTTTAAGGCCAATCATATAACCGGTTCCAAAAGCGCAAACCCACATTAATCCATACCAGCGCGGCTGAATGGGGCCAATAGATGTTAAAGTTGGTGATTCAATAATCAGAAAAGGAAGTTGA from the Balneolaceae bacterium genome contains:
- a CDS encoding glycine--tRNA ligase, whose protein sequence is MSITHLDNLDKIVSLSKARGFIFQSSDIYGGLGAVYDYGPLGAELKRNIQQEWWKSMTQVHDNIVGLDAAIFMHPKTWEASGHVEGFNDPMIDDKQSNKRYRADMLIEQHIQKLRDKGKDDKADEIQQLLDTTGTRKGLCEDLYEIIMEEEIRAPDSGAFDWTEVRQFNLMFKTHYGATSSGDDDAIYLRPETAQGIFVNYKNVMDTARVQVPFGIAQIGKAFRNEVVARQFVFRMREFEQMEMQYFVEPGTDEGEYEKWLENRLNWHKKMGVRASNLRTSPHPPDKLAHYARAAADIQYKYPIGWQEVEGIHNRTDFDLSRHQEYSGKKMEYYDQQKQERYIPYVIETSVGLDRTTLMILCDAYREEEVDGDTRTVLKMNPKLAPTKVGIFPLIKKDKLQDLAHKIEKDLRGEFTVRYDESGSIGKRYRRQDEAGTPFCVTVDFDGVESEGEDTVTIRYRDDMTQDRIPATKVADVIRDKMKEWTPED
- the asd gene encoding aspartate-semialdehyde dehydrogenase yields the protein MYKAGILGATGAVGQKFIRLLENHDWFKIQALGASERSSGKPYKVAANWIESTPMPNKVADLEVRNCVSSEFDDVDFVFSGLDSSVATEVEKDFAEAGIPVISNAKNYRTDPTVPLLIPEVNPDHIDMIKTQSFTDDESGWIVTNPNCVAIPLTMSLRPLYDNFGIKSVVVTSMQAISGAGYPGVPSLDILGNVVPFIGGEESKIVQEPLKMLGKFEEGAIQHASFAVQATATRVPVLNGHLLSVTVELENEADEKDVKQALKEWKSPIANFRLPSAPDYPLHVFDDDRYPQPRLHADSENGMQTAIGRVRKSNVLSISYVAMAHNTIRGAAGGAILNAELLVKKNYIY
- a CDS encoding outer membrane lipoprotein-sorting protein: MTRYYFTCLILLLSVPSLLAQERITSEDEARAVFDEVEERRSSIESEFSVLEMIITDSRGRTRTRVMQSWTRNRDENTDNLIIFSEPATVRGTGFLSVNEDGNETQRLYLPSIGRIQVISAAEQGDQFMGSDFTYEDLGDQDPDDYQFEWLETDETHHTVRATKPNSNQYSSVEFVIRKDTYALETVRYFSDTGEMIKRLEAENFEQITDVLWSPRKMTMYDLRDDRKTELNWQEREINADIPNWRFTVRGLRRGI
- a CDS encoding alpha/beta hydrolase — its product is MKSSLLLFLYLVLSISLSAQPTLSGTWEGEITVQGQDLGIIFNFEGETGNYSGLLDIPAQGANGLPLIYVVVQADSVTTAFNTGTGLGEFEGRFVSPNSIEGTYTQSGSDFPFRVVRQDSSAIDVVDTGAGEELIITHEDVEIAGTLVLPENVNQPELVILLSGSGAQNRDSEIVGFRPFADLAEYFKSQGIASFRFDDREVGLSTGNFSNASLSALATDVNAIIRFMQDSVNTQFEEVTLLGHSQGGVVAGEVARSNPAVDQLILMASPAVPLMRILRYQVRQAYEQIGLPDDAIQNEIDAREDLMRAVSSSDGVDTARELYKNAYSDVLNSLTDEQLQAVPEDREGFVEKQANQLVSIYGTSQMKSLLFHDPTENLSKLSIPVLVLFGGKDTQVSDELNEPPARQALNEAGVEFKIEIIDNANHLFQEAETGEVSEYSKLDKEFIEGFLPILSNWLKSN
- a CDS encoding DUF5995 family protein — encoded protein: MSHTELISNLEEKYQSVPEVIEHFKWLEEYLFNHDDLRGVFTTAYLHITQSIGAALQENSFHDNSWSRDYLICFANLYREAMLNYERGHLDLVPKSWKIAYNLSKSNEGYVIQHLMLGINAHINHDLALALHQTSIDPNREEKYKDHTDINIILEKATDGLKKNVADKYAPILNRLDRGLGSIDDEITAFSIPKAREHAWSMAIALTAAQSNLERKILRKSLDEQAAVIARLILASPLRHPEVKETVTFLKWIDQKVNRIIRFFR
- the lgt gene encoding prolipoprotein diacylglyceryl transferase, with amino-acid sequence MDPIIFTIPEFNLPFPLSVWGLVLGFILIYFGFQQIKPESNKQEPEAWKIWGVILGALAIGQLPFLIIESPTLTSIGPIQPRWYGLMWVCAFGTGYMIGLKMFKDAGRSVEELDRLLMYVLVATIIGARLGHVFFYEADFYLRNVHLIPQVWTGGLASHGAAIGIIIAMYLFAKKTHGVTFLWVADRVVPGVAIGGMFIRIGNFFNSEIIGVPTDLPWAVVFTKIDMLPRHPAMLYEAILCLFVLILLIALYKKYDQKPPEGSLFATFLIVLFGARFFLEFTKQTLADFLEGSLLDMGQLLSVPLVLIGIWILWKKVNWKK